The Granulicella sibirica genome has a segment encoding these proteins:
- a CDS encoding thioredoxin domain-containing protein: MSNKQRHDDVEVVTGPLGSRKNLLSGAASAYLRSAMHQPVDWMEWGEKAFDRALREDKAILLDIGAVWCHWCHVMDRESYEDAATAELINEHFVAVKVDRDERPDVDTRYQAAVAAISGQGGWPLTAFLTSEGKPFFGGTYFPPQDRHGRPSFRRVLLTMAEAFQNRRSEVEESAGSAVSAIEHNESFSGRSGDPGLELVEKLVLSALQQFDGRSGGFGSQPKFPHSGAIDLLIDLSSRTSANAGLVARAKTAVMVTLDKMSKGGIYDHLAGGFHRYSVDEQWIVPHFEKMAYDNSELLKNYVHGFQTFAEPECDRVARDIMRWMDEWLTDRDLGGFYASQDADFSLDDDGDYFTWTRDEAAEVLTAGELAVAASFYDIGEIGDMHHNVAKNVLHVTETLAAAARAAGVTVGDAETLLASAKAKMYAARKLRPTPYVDKTVYVGWNGMCISAYLLVGRVLHADEATAFALKTLDRVLASAWVDGAMAHVVAYGEGVEGSKRVAGTLEDYVFLGHAALDAWELTGEMRYFDVSEAILRAALDRFYDHSGDAFFDTQAPKDGERVLGALSTRRKPLQDSPTPAGNSVAAALLLRMESLTGKEEYAAKAQATIENFAGVVEHFGLFAASYGLALQRLVQDPIQVCVIGDDEDARRLESVALSRFAVNKSVVRLRKDQLDALPPALAQTLPFLPPMAGSFAVVCSGNVCQPPVSGAEELMEQLNRTL; the protein is encoded by the coding sequence ATGAGCAATAAGCAGCGGCACGATGACGTAGAGGTAGTGACTGGTCCCCTTGGATCAAGGAAGAATCTGCTGTCCGGGGCAGCGTCGGCGTATCTTCGGTCCGCGATGCACCAGCCCGTGGATTGGATGGAGTGGGGCGAGAAAGCCTTCGACCGTGCGCTGCGCGAGGATAAGGCGATTCTGCTCGACATTGGTGCTGTCTGGTGTCACTGGTGCCACGTCATGGACCGCGAGAGCTACGAGGATGCAGCGACCGCCGAACTCATCAATGAGCACTTTGTCGCGGTAAAGGTGGACCGGGACGAACGGCCGGATGTGGACACACGTTATCAGGCTGCGGTCGCGGCGATCAGCGGGCAGGGTGGTTGGCCGCTTACGGCATTTCTCACTTCTGAGGGTAAGCCGTTCTTTGGTGGAACGTACTTTCCTCCGCAGGATCGTCACGGACGGCCGAGCTTTCGGCGTGTACTGCTCACGATGGCGGAGGCGTTCCAGAATCGCCGGAGCGAGGTGGAGGAGTCTGCTGGAAGCGCGGTGTCGGCGATTGAGCACAACGAATCGTTCTCGGGTAGATCCGGAGATCCGGGACTTGAGTTGGTCGAGAAGCTTGTTCTCTCGGCCCTGCAGCAGTTCGATGGACGCAGCGGGGGATTTGGCTCGCAACCGAAGTTCCCGCATTCCGGAGCCATCGATCTCCTGATTGACCTATCCTCGCGCACTTCGGCGAACGCGGGATTAGTTGCGCGGGCGAAGACTGCCGTGATGGTTACCTTGGACAAGATGTCCAAGGGCGGTATCTACGACCACCTCGCGGGTGGATTTCACCGCTACTCGGTCGATGAGCAGTGGATCGTGCCGCACTTCGAAAAGATGGCGTACGACAACAGCGAACTCCTGAAGAACTACGTTCATGGCTTCCAAACCTTCGCAGAGCCTGAATGTGATCGCGTGGCGCGTGACATCATGCGATGGATGGACGAGTGGCTGACCGATCGGGATCTTGGCGGCTTCTATGCTTCGCAGGATGCGGACTTCTCCCTGGACGACGACGGCGATTACTTTACCTGGACACGGGATGAGGCTGCCGAGGTCCTGACTGCAGGAGAGCTTGCCGTCGCTGCGTCGTTCTATGACATTGGTGAGATTGGCGACATGCACCATAATGTTGCCAAGAATGTGCTTCATGTCACCGAGACACTTGCGGCTGCGGCGAGGGCCGCTGGCGTGACTGTTGGAGATGCGGAGACGCTGCTGGCATCAGCGAAGGCGAAGATGTACGCGGCTAGGAAGCTTCGTCCGACTCCGTACGTCGATAAGACGGTTTACGTCGGCTGGAACGGGATGTGCATCTCGGCTTACCTACTTGTGGGTCGAGTGCTGCACGCGGATGAGGCGACTGCGTTCGCGCTTAAGACGCTCGATCGTGTGCTTGCTTCGGCCTGGGTGGATGGCGCGATGGCACATGTTGTGGCTTATGGAGAGGGCGTGGAAGGCTCGAAGCGTGTTGCCGGGACCCTTGAGGACTATGTGTTCCTTGGCCACGCGGCGCTTGATGCTTGGGAATTGACTGGGGAGATGCGGTACTTCGATGTCTCGGAGGCGATCCTGCGCGCTGCTCTGGATCGCTTCTATGACCACAGCGGAGACGCGTTCTTCGATACCCAGGCTCCGAAGGATGGCGAGCGCGTGCTTGGAGCGCTTTCGACGCGGAGGAAGCCTTTGCAGGATTCGCCGACTCCAGCGGGCAATTCGGTTGCGGCTGCGCTTCTGCTTCGCATGGAGTCTCTTACCGGCAAGGAAGAGTATGCGGCGAAGGCTCAGGCTACGATCGAGAACTTCGCAGGGGTTGTCGAGCACTTTGGGCTGTTCGCCGCGAGCTATGGACTTGCGTTGCAGAGGTTGGTACAGGATCCGATTCAAGTCTGCGTGATCGGGGATGACGAGGATGCGCGACGGCTGGAGTCAGTTGCGCTTTCTCGGTTCGCAGTGAACAAGAGCGTTGTCCGACTGCGGAAGGATCAGCTTGATGCACTGCCTCCTGCGCTCGCCCAGACATTGCCGTTTCTGCCACCGATGGCTGGAAGCTTCGCTGTGGTCTGCAGTGGAAACGTTTGTCAGCCTCCGGTTTCTGGCGCTGAGGAACTGATGGAGCAGCTCAATCGCACGCTTTAG
- a CDS encoding peptidoglycan-binding domain-containing protein — MRFGRTLIFSALLLISALPSFAASHLRRGPTSPRLFRKRAAAARPTAKPVSQRAIDPERTTQIQTALIKQGYMTGEPSGKWDSNTQAALEKMQGDNGWQTKLVPDSRAIIKLGLGPGGAPPSPEALVSPTPSMGTSLASESGIINVSR, encoded by the coding sequence ATGCGGTTTGGTCGTACCCTCATCTTCTCCGCCTTGCTCCTAATCTCTGCTCTTCCGTCTTTCGCCGCGTCGCATCTGCGCCGGGGTCCGACCTCTCCGCGTCTTTTCCGAAAGCGCGCGGCAGCCGCTCGTCCGACGGCGAAGCCCGTGAGCCAGCGGGCGATTGATCCGGAGCGTACGACCCAGATCCAGACCGCCCTGATCAAGCAGGGTTACATGACCGGGGAACCCTCTGGTAAGTGGGATTCGAATACGCAGGCCGCGCTCGAGAAGATGCAGGGAGACAACGGCTGGCAGACCAAACTTGTTCCAGATTCACGGGCGATTATCAAGCTCGGGCTCGGACCCGGCGGCGCGCCTCCAAGCCCCGAAGCTCTCGTCTCTCCTACACCTTCGATGGGAACGTCTCTGGCCTCTGAGTCAGGCATCATAAACGTTTCCAGATAG
- a CDS encoding trypsin-like peptidase domain-containing protein — protein sequence MERSNSDKPGFLERTRNHPLTTSFTLLVTLSVGILAGSVLTRNVSGKEQQNVDSSDARALVIPSPVTLSNGFSQIVKQVGPAVVNINTESLPKQSATPKKGRRRGQPGGGDDDSQQQGDMQDFFNRFFGGQGGGGGDDDSDGPGGGERRALGSGYIVDSRGYIITNNHVVDKADKIFVKLAGDPENEPGRPAKVIGTDKETDIAVIKIESKESLPTVKLGNSDGAQVGDWVLAIGSPFGLSQTVSAGIVSAKNRSIDEGPSASGVATNQFQRFIQTDAAINPGNSGGPLVDMTGNVVGMNTAIYTQSMGSQGVGFAMPSNTVASVYNMLIGPEHKVIRGSIGIQFQAGQSSAVGRVYGFKNGVMVSVITPGGGAAKAGLQPQDVIVSVDGRSIKDGDDLVADISSRRVGSTVQLGYLRDGKERTAGVQIGDRAKLTSDVASADDDNGGSPQESDAGQNKLGIKVAAVPAPMAKKLGISGGVIVTDVRPGSFADENGLGKGAVITEINRKPITDETSYRNVVNGLQSGADVVFVVRYANSPSRGSSFVGGTLP from the coding sequence ATGGAAAGATCGAACTCCGATAAGCCGGGATTCCTTGAACGGACCCGCAACCATCCCCTCACGACCAGCTTTACGCTGCTGGTGACTCTCTCTGTCGGTATCCTCGCGGGTTCTGTCCTGACGCGGAACGTAAGCGGCAAGGAGCAGCAGAACGTCGATTCATCCGACGCCCGTGCCCTGGTGATCCCTTCTCCGGTTACGCTCTCAAACGGTTTCTCGCAGATTGTGAAGCAGGTTGGCCCTGCCGTCGTGAACATCAACACGGAGTCGCTGCCGAAGCAGAGCGCTACTCCAAAGAAGGGCCGTCGGCGCGGACAGCCAGGCGGCGGTGACGATGACAGCCAGCAGCAGGGCGACATGCAGGACTTCTTCAACCGCTTTTTTGGCGGGCAGGGCGGCGGCGGAGGAGATGATGACTCCGACGGTCCTGGCGGCGGTGAGCGTCGTGCCCTAGGTTCCGGGTACATCGTTGATTCGCGCGGTTACATCATTACGAATAATCACGTCGTCGATAAAGCCGATAAGATCTTCGTCAAGCTCGCAGGTGATCCGGAGAACGAACCTGGGCGTCCGGCGAAGGTGATCGGCACCGATAAAGAGACCGACATAGCAGTCATCAAGATCGAATCGAAGGAAAGCCTTCCGACGGTCAAGCTCGGCAACTCCGACGGAGCCCAGGTCGGCGATTGGGTGCTGGCGATTGGCAGCCCGTTCGGCCTATCGCAGACCGTGTCCGCCGGCATTGTCTCCGCGAAGAACCGCAGCATCGATGAAGGCCCAAGCGCTTCGGGCGTTGCGACGAATCAGTTCCAGCGCTTCATCCAGACCGATGCGGCGATTAACCCTGGTAACTCGGGCGGACCTCTGGTCGATATGACAGGCAATGTCGTTGGTATGAACACCGCAATCTATACGCAATCGATGGGATCTCAAGGGGTTGGCTTTGCGATGCCCTCGAACACCGTCGCCAGTGTGTACAACATGCTCATTGGGCCGGAACACAAGGTCATTCGCGGATCGATCGGCATCCAGTTCCAGGCTGGGCAATCCTCAGCGGTCGGTCGTGTGTACGGGTTCAAGAATGGCGTTATGGTCTCGGTCATCACGCCTGGAGGCGGAGCGGCGAAGGCAGGCCTCCAGCCTCAGGACGTGATCGTTTCGGTTGACGGGCGTAGCATCAAGGATGGTGACGACCTCGTAGCCGATATCTCCAGCCGCAGGGTTGGGTCGACCGTACAGCTTGGCTACCTGCGCGATGGCAAAGAGCGCACGGCAGGCGTGCAGATCGGTGATCGAGCCAAACTAACCTCCGATGTCGCTTCTGCCGACGATGACAATGGCGGCTCACCGCAGGAGTCCGATGCCGGGCAGAACAAACTGGGGATCAAAGTTGCTGCAGTTCCTGCGCCCATGGCAAAGAAGCTCGGCATCTCAGGCGGCGTGATCGTGACCGATGTACGTCCAGGTTCGTTTGCGGACGAGAACGGTTTGGGTAAGGGTGCCGTCATCACGGAGATCAACCGTAAGCCAATCACCGACGAGACGTCGTACAGGAACGTCGTCAACGGACTCCAGTCTGGTGCGGACGTAGTATTTGTAGTCCGATACGCCAACAGCCCGAGCCGTGGAAGTAGCTTCGTCGGTGGAACGCTGCCGTAA
- a CDS encoding amidohydrolase encodes MTSKLLAVLFPALISIPAFSQQRSADTIYMDGMVLTGAHLHPDDPASTPGQVTALAISGGKLVAIGNDVEVLQWKGPNTRVMDLHGAFVMPGFNDAHVHMADAGQQKLSIDLDAVPSLAAMLQVVEKYAATRTAGSWLRGGGWDHTLWPGKQLPTRQALDRVTGGRPCFLWRTDGHMAVANTAALAAAGITAETADPKGAKIDRDAKGEPTGILRETAATNLVLTKIPPPSSEERHKALDVAIVDVLSHGVTSVQDFSEWEDFLVLESMERSGTLKIRFSEWLDFTLPLATLESRRASHPANDPLLHLGMLKGFMDGSLGSRTAAMVEPYADDPGNSGIPRFDQTKLNQMSSERAAAGFQLGFHAIGDRANGIALDALGTSEQVAVAPDTSRSGKPGSDPASSMVVAPSPSTPYAPRFRIEHAQVLLPGDFARFATEHVIASMQPSHLLTDMNWASARLGPKRSAYAYAWKSFLDQGVTLAFGTDYPVESINPFRGLYSAVTRKNEAGTKTFHPEQALTLNQALYAYTQASAYADFAERVRGRLEPGYFADFIVLDRDITAVMPRDLLGTRVLKTVVNGEVVFDATNTGPGR; translated from the coding sequence GTGACCTCCAAGCTCCTTGCAGTGCTTTTTCCCGCTCTCATTTCGATCCCTGCGTTCTCGCAGCAGCGTTCCGCCGACACCATTTATATGGATGGAATGGTTCTGACGGGAGCGCACCTCCACCCAGACGATCCTGCGTCGACTCCGGGTCAGGTGACCGCCCTTGCGATTTCCGGGGGGAAGCTCGTGGCGATTGGGAACGACGTCGAGGTCCTGCAGTGGAAGGGCCCGAACACCCGGGTCATGGATCTACATGGAGCGTTCGTGATGCCGGGCTTCAACGACGCTCACGTTCACATGGCAGACGCCGGACAGCAGAAACTTTCGATCGATCTGGATGCCGTGCCATCGCTCGCGGCCATGCTGCAGGTTGTGGAAAAGTATGCGGCGACCAGGACGGCGGGATCTTGGCTTCGGGGCGGAGGTTGGGACCACACCCTGTGGCCGGGGAAGCAGTTGCCAACTCGTCAGGCTCTGGATCGTGTCACCGGTGGTCGGCCATGCTTTCTCTGGCGTACGGACGGACACATGGCCGTGGCGAATACAGCCGCGCTTGCGGCGGCTGGGATTACTGCCGAAACGGCCGACCCAAAGGGCGCGAAGATCGACCGCGACGCGAAGGGTGAGCCAACCGGAATCCTGCGTGAGACGGCAGCCACGAATCTTGTCCTGACGAAGATCCCGCCTCCGTCTTCCGAGGAGAGGCACAAGGCTCTTGACGTCGCCATCGTCGACGTACTTTCCCACGGGGTAACGAGCGTTCAGGATTTTTCCGAGTGGGAAGACTTCCTCGTCCTCGAATCGATGGAGCGGTCCGGAACGCTGAAGATACGGTTCTCCGAGTGGCTGGACTTCACCCTTCCGCTTGCAACGCTCGAAAGCCGCAGGGCCAGCCACCCAGCGAACGACCCTCTGCTCCATCTTGGTATGCTGAAGGGCTTTATGGATGGCTCGCTGGGGTCCCGTACGGCGGCGATGGTAGAGCCGTATGCTGACGATCCTGGGAACTCAGGTATTCCACGTTTCGACCAGACGAAGCTGAACCAAATGTCCTCCGAACGTGCCGCCGCCGGTTTTCAGCTTGGATTTCATGCCATTGGCGACCGTGCCAACGGGATCGCGCTAGATGCACTCGGAACCTCGGAACAGGTGGCAGTTGCGCCGGACACCTCTCGCTCGGGCAAACCTGGGTCCGATCCCGCCTCCTCGATGGTCGTAGCCCCCAGCCCAAGCACCCCCTACGCTCCCCGCTTTCGTATCGAGCACGCGCAGGTGCTTCTGCCGGGGGACTTCGCCCGCTTTGCAACTGAGCACGTGATCGCCTCGATGCAGCCGTCGCACCTGCTGACCGATATGAACTGGGCATCGGCGCGACTTGGTCCGAAGCGGTCGGCCTACGCCTACGCGTGGAAGAGCTTTCTCGACCAAGGAGTGACCCTGGCGTTCGGGACGGACTACCCCGTGGAATCGATCAACCCATTTCGGGGACTCTACTCGGCGGTCACGCGCAAGAACGAAGCCGGCACAAAGACCTTTCACCCGGAACAGGCATTGACGCTCAACCAGGCTCTTTACGCCTACACCCAGGCTTCAGCCTACGCGGACTTCGCGGAGAGGGTGCGCGGAAGGCTCGAACCCGGATATTTCGCCGACTTCATCGTGCTCGACCGCGACATCACTGCGGTGATGCCCCGCGATCTTCTTGGGACGCGTGTCCTCAAGACGGTCGTCAACGGAGAGGTCGTCTTCGATGCCACCAACACCGGACCCGGCCGCTGA
- a CDS encoding M20/M25/M40 family metallo-hydrolase, producing MPTAAHAQLRISRLASTLAVHRAFHWLHLHQPQLRKWLMEIVAIPAPPFGEGERASWFLERFRDLGLTNVHLDEAGNALGELEPATVNPSGPLLLVSAHLDTVFPGGTLTEPSVDGNRVLAPGVCDNGAGLTALLGLIAALRYAGIDPPSGILFAANVGEEGEGDLRGMRHLFLDGAYRNRIRAAVALEGAGTAAVVTRALGSRRFRLTASGPGGHSWNDAGVSNPILDLARALTGLSKVVLPDVPRTTLNVGHISGGTSINSIPELATALVDLRSIDPAQLIATETAMRLQLGEEQARGAPSSILIEIIGDRPAAALPDGAPMLRTLHAVDRHLALRTEHRIGSTDANIPLSLGIPAIAIGTGGTGGGIHTLAEWYDPSGRETALRRILLTLLDTLTTIGVDD from the coding sequence ATGCCAACCGCCGCTCACGCGCAGCTTCGGATCAGCCGCCTTGCTTCGACCCTCGCCGTTCACCGGGCATTTCACTGGCTGCATCTGCACCAGCCCCAGCTCCGCAAATGGCTGATGGAGATCGTCGCTATCCCAGCGCCGCCCTTTGGAGAGGGGGAGCGCGCGTCGTGGTTTCTGGAGCGCTTCCGCGACTTGGGCTTGACGAACGTTCATCTGGACGAGGCGGGCAATGCGCTTGGCGAACTCGAGCCGGCGACGGTAAATCCGTCCGGACCACTTCTTCTAGTCTCGGCTCACCTTGACACCGTATTTCCGGGGGGAACACTGACGGAGCCGTCTGTAGACGGAAATCGAGTATTGGCGCCTGGAGTCTGCGATAACGGGGCGGGGCTAACGGCCCTTCTCGGGTTGATTGCGGCGCTCCGCTATGCGGGAATCGACCCGCCATCAGGAATTCTCTTCGCGGCAAATGTGGGCGAAGAAGGCGAAGGGGACCTCAGGGGTATGCGCCATCTCTTCCTGGATGGCGCGTACCGGAACAGAATCCGGGCGGCCGTGGCGCTTGAAGGAGCGGGAACGGCTGCGGTCGTTACTCGGGCGCTCGGGAGTCGGAGATTCCGCCTGACCGCTTCCGGACCAGGAGGCCACAGCTGGAACGACGCCGGGGTATCTAACCCAATTCTCGATCTCGCACGCGCGCTGACCGGGCTCTCGAAGGTGGTTCTGCCAGATGTGCCACGCACAACCTTGAACGTCGGTCACATCTCCGGTGGAACAAGTATCAACTCCATTCCCGAATTGGCGACAGCGCTCGTGGACCTTCGCTCGATCGATCCCGCTCAACTGATCGCGACTGAGACGGCGATGAGGCTGCAACTCGGCGAAGAGCAGGCTCGTGGAGCGCCATCGTCCATCCTGATCGAGATCATCGGAGATCGTCCGGCCGCGGCTCTCCCGGATGGTGCACCGATGCTGCGTACGCTCCATGCTGTCGACCGGCATCTTGCTCTTCGAACCGAGCATCGCATCGGATCTACCGATGCGAATATTCCCCTCTCCCTGGGAATCCCCGCGATCGCCATTGGAACGGGCGGGACAGGTGGGGGAATCCACACGCTTGCCGAGTGGTATGACCCCTCGGGGAGGGAGACAGCTCTTCGCAGAATTCTGCTTACCCTGCTCGACACGCTGACGACGATTGGTGTCGACGATTAG
- a CDS encoding tRNA pseudouridine synthase A — translation MTLWKATISYDGTPFHGWQVQPGRHTVQGTLAAALQRISGEIVLPQGSGRTDAGVHALGQVASFELTAPIPAPNLHHALNRALPPSIRLLSLEAAPPRFHARHSAVRKTYEYRIVPRISAAETICSPMLAPYVWACPYRLDVGAMSEAAAHVLGTHDFTSFAAVDPDESCRTARESEPQEGEQGRLNRKGSCLPTPNIRTVLASEWTLHADEPLLRYRVTGSGFLHHMVRNLVGTFVEIGVGRLRASEMPSILAARDRRTAGPTAPARGLFLVEVDY, via the coding sequence ATGACACTCTGGAAAGCCACGATCAGTTACGACGGAACGCCCTTTCACGGCTGGCAGGTGCAACCGGGGCGGCATACGGTCCAAGGAACGCTCGCCGCCGCGCTTCAGAGGATCAGCGGAGAGATCGTCCTCCCGCAGGGCTCAGGCCGTACTGACGCGGGCGTTCACGCGCTTGGGCAGGTCGCGAGCTTTGAACTTACGGCGCCCATTCCGGCTCCGAACCTGCATCATGCTCTGAACCGCGCACTCCCTCCCTCGATTCGTCTGCTTTCGCTCGAGGCGGCACCGCCTCGATTTCATGCCCGGCACAGCGCGGTTCGAAAGACCTACGAGTACCGCATCGTGCCGCGTATATCGGCGGCGGAGACGATCTGCTCTCCCATGCTTGCTCCGTACGTCTGGGCTTGTCCTTATCGGCTGGACGTCGGGGCGATGAGCGAAGCGGCGGCGCACGTGCTCGGCACGCATGACTTCACCAGCTTTGCGGCGGTCGATCCGGACGAAAGCTGCCGAACGGCGCGAGAATCAGAACCGCAAGAGGGTGAGCAGGGGAGGCTGAATCGGAAGGGATCTTGTCTGCCGACACCCAATATCAGGACAGTCCTAGCATCGGAATGGACGCTCCATGCGGATGAACCCCTCCTTCGCTACCGCGTGACAGGGTCGGGATTTTTGCATCACATGGTACGAAATTTGGTAGGGACGTTTGTCGAGATCGGGGTGGGACGGCTCCGTGCGAGTGAAATGCCTTCTATCCTCGCCGCACGCGATCGCCGAACCGCCGGCCCGACCGCTCCGGCTCGCGGGTTGTTTCTCGTTGAGGTCGACTACTGA
- a CDS encoding TolC family protein produces the protein MRLRDLQAAASVSVILMGSVTQPGLAQVQKQTIKAPAGDAVAAGQQDLPTAPTPKQTEPLYMRDTPNDYTQPRHQSLLHPLNAYKPEDFPLPRLSNTPRLGDLLRDGTLYLSLSDAVTLSLENNFDIAIARINLDIADTDVLRTRAGGTFRGVSTGLVTGTLGGTTTTITGGGGPGGTTSASGGSGTGSSGLVLSENGNGPAPELLDPALTGTVGYESSKTVQSTTFITGTSTLNQNTSTYNVGYQQGFQTGTLLNVTFNNSRVTTNSERSSYSPLLQTNFRAQATQHLLQGFGTWINGRFMIQAKNNRRITDSAFRQQIIYTVTQVESIYWALVSAYEDVQAKERALDQSTKLTADNRRQLEIGTLAPLDVVNSDSAVATDKQALIASKSNLQYQQLLMKQAIARNLDDKIIAAAPVIPTDRVGLDRLAEEDMTVEDLVQQAYVNNPQIEQAVLTMKNNEITIRALKNGLLPTVDAVAFYASSGLGGSQSALLNCGTTTGPFVACPPGTVPNSNYGGVFQNTFNNSSPDYGASVNINIPLRNRIAQADQARSQMEYRQTQMRLQQLYTQIRIQVINGQYALTNDRAQVVAAQSTRDFNAQSLDAEQKKYKLGASTTANVLQQERNLAAAENNLISATAAYARDRSNLRQILSNTLDEYGIDLVDTAKGEVNKNPSIPGLTAPKPPAAPKPISVTPDTAAPGVPATTAPAPR, from the coding sequence GTGAGATTAAGGGATTTGCAGGCGGCGGCGAGTGTATCGGTGATTCTGATGGGTTCAGTGACGCAGCCGGGCCTCGCCCAGGTCCAGAAGCAAACGATCAAGGCGCCTGCGGGCGACGCGGTTGCCGCAGGGCAGCAGGACCTCCCCACAGCACCCACGCCAAAGCAGACCGAGCCGCTCTATATGCGCGATACACCGAATGACTATACCCAGCCGCGCCACCAGAGTCTCCTGCATCCCTTAAACGCGTATAAGCCCGAGGATTTCCCTCTTCCGCGGCTGAGCAACACCCCGCGACTCGGCGACCTTCTGAGAGATGGCACTCTTTACCTAAGCCTCTCCGACGCGGTCACGCTCTCACTCGAAAATAACTTCGATATTGCCATCGCACGGATCAACCTTGACATCGCCGATACCGACGTTCTGAGAACCCGGGCCGGAGGCACCTTCCGCGGCGTCTCAACCGGACTCGTAACGGGCACACTTGGAGGTACTACGACCACCATCACCGGTGGCGGCGGCCCGGGCGGGACAACAAGCGCATCCGGCGGCAGCGGCACCGGCTCTTCGGGGTTGGTCCTGAGCGAAAACGGAAACGGCCCGGCACCAGAGCTTCTTGATCCAGCCCTCACCGGCACCGTCGGTTATGAGTCCTCAAAGACTGTTCAGAGTACGACCTTTATTACCGGCACGAGCACCCTCAACCAGAACACGAGCACATATAACGTCGGCTACCAGCAGGGTTTTCAGACCGGCACTCTGCTTAATGTCACCTTTAACAACAGCCGCGTGACCACGAACAGCGAGCGTTCAAGCTACAGCCCGCTGCTCCAGACCAACTTCCGTGCCCAGGCGACCCAGCATCTGCTTCAGGGCTTCGGTACGTGGATCAATGGGCGCTTCATGATTCAGGCGAAGAATAATCGCCGCATCACCGACTCTGCCTTCCGCCAACAGATCATCTACACCGTCACCCAGGTAGAAAGCATCTACTGGGCGCTCGTCAGTGCCTATGAAGACGTTCAGGCCAAGGAGCGAGCCCTTGACCAGTCCACGAAGCTGACCGCCGATAACAGGCGCCAGCTTGAGATTGGCACCCTAGCCCCGCTCGATGTCGTGAACTCCGACAGCGCCGTGGCAACTGACAAGCAAGCCCTCATTGCTTCCAAGTCAAACCTTCAGTACCAGCAACTTCTGATGAAGCAGGCCATCGCTCGGAATCTCGACGATAAGATCATCGCCGCCGCCCCGGTCATTCCTACCGACCGTGTCGGACTCGATCGCCTGGCCGAAGAGGATATGACGGTCGAGGATTTGGTGCAGCAGGCCTATGTCAACAATCCCCAGATCGAGCAAGCGGTGCTCACCATGAAGAATAACGAGATCACGATCCGCGCTCTCAAAAACGGTCTTCTTCCCACCGTGGACGCCGTCGCCTTCTATGCGAGCTCGGGCCTTGGTGGAAGCCAAAGCGCCTTGCTCAATTGCGGAACGACCACCGGCCCGTTCGTCGCCTGCCCTCCGGGAACTGTGCCAAACTCGAACTACGGCGGCGTGTTCCAAAACACCTTCAACAATAGCTCGCCCGACTACGGGGCCTCGGTCAATATCAACATCCCCCTCCGTAACCGTATCGCCCAGGCCGATCAAGCCCGCTCGCAAATGGAATATCGTCAAACCCAGATGCGTCTGCAGCAGCTTTACACGCAGATTCGCATCCAGGTAATTAACGGTCAATACGCCCTGACCAATGACCGCGCCCAGGTCGTGGCAGCACAGTCGACTCGTGACTTCAACGCTCAAAGCCTCGACGCTGAGCAAAAGAAGTACAAGCTCGGCGCTTCGACCACAGCGAACGTGTTGCAGCAGGAGCGTAATCTCGCCGCCGCCGAAAATAACCTTATCTCGGCAACGGCGGCCTACGCTCGTGACCGCTCGAACCTGCGTCAGATCCTCTCGAACACCCTCGACGAATACGGCATCGACCTCGTCGACACTGCGAAGGGTGAAGTCAACAAAAACCCAAGCATTCCAGGCCTCACCGCACCCAAGCCTCCGGCGGCACCAAAGCCTATCTCGGTAACGCCAGACACGGCTGCTCCGGGCGTCCCTGCCACGACCGCACCAGCCCCTCGGTAA
- a CDS encoding FliM/FliN family flagellar motor switch protein has protein sequence MGADTGSGLLADIELEAILQFGSREMTLREVLQHACGDVVELDRHESQPVDLVVGNRIVARGQVVVSNGNFALRVTEVAAPQLRLESVACRS, from the coding sequence ATGGGCGCCGATACAGGATCTGGGTTGCTTGCGGACATTGAGCTGGAGGCAATATTGCAGTTCGGGTCCCGAGAGATGACGCTACGGGAGGTGCTGCAACATGCCTGCGGTGACGTGGTGGAGTTAGATCGACACGAATCGCAGCCGGTGGACCTTGTGGTCGGAAATAGGATCGTCGCGCGCGGGCAGGTGGTAGTGTCGAACGGAAATTTTGCGCTGAGGGTTACAGAAGTGGCAGCGCCGCAACTGCGGCTGGAGAGTGTGGCATGTCGTTCCTAG